Proteins from a genomic interval of Sporolactobacillus sp. Y61:
- a CDS encoding DUF6429 family protein, whose amino-acid sequence MNHSEQLIRSLTMILLYLTSWEESDFERRDLRAWKGYDFDVLNELEDKGLISVSHKAKSVYLSEKGIAVAKKLLKDYGLSR is encoded by the coding sequence ATGAATCATAGCGAACAACTGATCAGGAGTCTGACGATGATACTGCTGTATCTGACTTCCTGGGAAGAAAGCGATTTCGAGCGACGTGATCTGCGCGCCTGGAAAGGCTACGACTTTGACGTTCTCAATGAGCTGGAAGATAAAGGCCTGATCAGCGTCAGCCACAAGGCAAAATCTGTTTATCTTTCAGAAAAAGGGATTGCTGTTGCTAAAAAGTTGCTGAAGGATTACGGGTTGAGCAGGTAA
- a CDS encoding plasmid pRiA4b ORF-3 family protein yields the protein MIDQFKLTFRGTHHPPVWIRIEVDQNMTFRGLHELIQAAFDWGDIMLHDFEVPNPQNTDKQVGGLDLNHLVEFAVKYMLPTKHIGPADDFDDAFDEILDEEKCKLKNFLKNPGDKAVYTYDFEEDWEVNVRLEEKHRAEKNISYPRCIKVSRGYVDFMTEQGEWTRDHPDVQSADVIETNPKAWVKTVNQSFRKISLK from the coding sequence ATGATCGATCAGTTTAAACTGACTTTTCGTGGAACACATCATCCTCCGGTCTGGATTCGAATCGAAGTGGATCAGAATATGACCTTTAGAGGACTTCATGAACTGATTCAGGCCGCATTTGACTGGGGAGATATCATGCTGCATGATTTTGAAGTTCCGAACCCTCAGAATACGGATAAGCAAGTCGGCGGTCTGGATTTGAATCATCTGGTTGAGTTCGCTGTAAAGTATATGTTACCGACCAAACATATTGGACCAGCGGACGATTTTGATGATGCTTTTGATGAAATTCTGGATGAAGAGAAATGCAAGCTGAAAAATTTTCTGAAAAATCCGGGCGACAAGGCGGTCTATACCTATGACTTTGAAGAGGACTGGGAAGTAAATGTGCGACTTGAGGAAAAGCACCGTGCGGAGAAAAATATTTCCTATCCACGCTGCATCAAGGTAAGTCGCGGCTATGTTGATTTCATGACGGAACAGGGCGAATGGACCCGTGACCATCCCGACGTTCAGTCTGCAGACGTCATTGAGACGAATCCGAAAGCATGGGTTAAAACGGTGAATCAGTCTTTCAGGAAAATTTCTTTAAAGTAA